One stretch of Priestia megaterium DNA includes these proteins:
- a CDS encoding PaaI family thioesterase yields MKRTSKGMIPFWDYIGIEETLLEKGYAELKITIQPQLLQGRGTVHGGVIATLIDAAVGSAVRSSLSEEESASTVELKVNYTRPGIGDYLVAKSTLSHRGKTLAVGEVKIEDSSGKLVALGSATYMIFSVEKA; encoded by the coding sequence ATGAAACGAACGAGTAAAGGGATGATTCCGTTTTGGGATTATATTGGCATTGAAGAAACGCTGCTTGAAAAAGGGTATGCAGAGTTGAAAATTACGATTCAACCGCAGCTTCTGCAAGGAAGAGGAACGGTTCATGGAGGCGTTATTGCCACGCTTATCGACGCGGCGGTTGGTTCGGCTGTGCGGTCTTCTCTTTCTGAGGAGGAAAGCGCCAGTACAGTTGAGTTAAAAGTAAATTACACAAGGCCGGGTATAGGTGATTATTTAGTTGCAAAGTCTACACTGTCTCACCGCGGCAAAACGCTTGCAGTTGGAGAAGTGAAAATTGAAGATAGCAGCGGTAAACTTGTTGCGCTTGGCAGTGCAACATATATGATTTTTTCAGTAGAAAAAGCTTAG
- a CDS encoding sugar phosphate nucleotidyltransferase yields the protein MHLILLSGGSGKRLWPLSNDSRSKQFLKLLDSDYSSTHKISMIQRTWQQLQKAKLTKHAIISTSKAQVELIGSQLSSDIPLIIEPSRRDTYPAIVLACIYLYCVKKVPPDEVVVILPVDSYVENDFFYHVNHLEEAVLHSNADLALLGSKPTFPSEKYGYIVPNTSQPPSIHRSYQAVNYFAEKPNQEQAKVLLKEGALWNSGIFAFKLKFMLNHLEEKGWLLNYEEIIKKYDSLPKNSFDYEVVEKTNNIVVIPYKGQWKDLGTWNTLTEEMTTPLFGKGTISSDCENVHVINELDIPVSVLGLSNLVVAVSPDGILVSDKEASPRIKEIVNQFEQRPMYEERTWGWYRVLDYDNSNNNHEVLTKRIGVLSDKTLSYQKHFHLQLVWTIICGTGLFTLNNKIKKVKTGDILQIPLGVAYSIKAITDLELIEVKIGVHLFHE from the coding sequence ATGCATCTTATTCTGTTATCTGGGGGATCAGGAAAGCGTTTATGGCCTTTGTCAAACGATTCACGTTCAAAACAATTTTTAAAATTATTGGATAGTGACTACTCTTCCACACATAAAATATCTATGATTCAACGTACCTGGCAGCAACTTCAAAAAGCTAAACTTACTAAACATGCCATTATATCTACAAGTAAGGCACAAGTTGAGCTGATAGGTAGCCAGCTAAGTTCTGATATACCGTTAATAATTGAACCAAGCCGACGCGATACCTATCCTGCCATAGTGTTAGCATGTATATACTTATATTGTGTCAAAAAAGTTCCTCCCGATGAGGTAGTTGTGATTTTACCTGTTGATTCATATGTTGAAAATGATTTTTTTTACCATGTGAATCATTTAGAAGAAGCTGTTCTACATTCAAACGCTGACCTTGCGTTACTTGGTAGTAAGCCTACATTTCCCTCTGAAAAGTATGGCTATATCGTACCTAATACTTCTCAACCACCTAGCATTCACAGAAGTTATCAAGCTGTCAACTATTTCGCAGAAAAGCCAAACCAGGAACAGGCTAAAGTACTACTTAAAGAAGGTGCGTTATGGAATAGTGGTATATTTGCTTTCAAACTTAAATTTATGCTAAATCATTTAGAAGAAAAAGGATGGCTATTAAACTATGAAGAAATAATAAAAAAATACGATAGTTTACCAAAGAACAGTTTTGATTATGAAGTAGTTGAAAAAACGAACAATATTGTAGTGATACCGTATAAGGGACAATGGAAAGATCTTGGCACATGGAATACTCTTACAGAAGAAATGACTACACCTTTATTTGGAAAGGGAACTATTAGTTCGGATTGTGAAAATGTACATGTTATTAATGAATTGGATATCCCTGTATCAGTATTAGGACTGTCAAATCTTGTAGTGGCAGTAAGTCCTGATGGTATTCTTGTATCAGATAAAGAGGCAAGTCCACGAATTAAAGAAATTGTAAATCAGTTTGAGCAACGTCCTATGTATGAAGAACGAACCTGGGGATGGTATCGTGTATTAGATTATGATAATTCTAATAATAATCATGAAGTTCTCACTAAACGCATCGGTGTGCTAAGTGACAAGACCCTCAGCTACCAAAAGCATTTTCACCTTCAATTAGTATGGACAATTATTTGTGGAACAGGATTGTTTACACTTAATAATAAAATTAAAAAAGTAAAAACAGGTGACATATTACAAATTCCTTTGGGGGTAGCTTATAGTATAAAAGCTATTACAGATTTAGAGCTTATTGAAGTTAAAATTGGTGTGCACCTTTTCCATGAATAA
- a CDS encoding DUF1796 family putative cysteine peptidase: MKFETVKSSYNTIISLGSFCQITYQLERKKLKNFSGPIDWMLSSSLTSVNRLLENKFKDFMAYHNLTVEGAANVDTYIVKDNLYSIESYHDFPITSDGRDPLHNYSIFKNKLDIRINNFFKKCTSCDSLLFIRMEAFPYEVIKLNSILKRIVKKNYTILVVNFSPNQKVIEQNWGIPNVCNVEIPNTLSTRWQGCDSSWDQILTGVSLQI; encoded by the coding sequence TTGAAATTTGAGACAGTTAAATCTTCTTATAATACAATAATTAGTTTAGGATCTTTTTGCCAAATAACTTATCAGTTAGAGAGAAAGAAGCTAAAGAACTTTTCTGGCCCTATTGATTGGATGTTATCATCTTCTCTAACCAGTGTTAATCGGTTGTTAGAGAATAAGTTTAAAGACTTCATGGCTTACCACAACTTAACAGTAGAAGGTGCTGCAAATGTTGATACTTATATAGTTAAAGATAATCTCTACAGTATCGAATCTTACCATGATTTCCCTATTACTTCAGACGGAAGAGACCCTCTACATAACTATTCAATATTTAAAAATAAACTAGATATTCGAATCAATAATTTTTTTAAAAAATGTACCTCTTGTGATTCGTTATTATTCATAAGAATGGAAGCTTTTCCTTATGAGGTGATTAAGCTTAATTCTATATTAAAAAGAATTGTTAAAAAAAATTATACGATACTTGTTGTTAACTTTTCACCAAACCAAAAGGTAATTGAACAGAATTGGGGAATTCCTAACGTTTGTAATGTAGAAATTCCTAATACACTTTCAACTAGATGGCAAGGCTGTGATTCCTCATGGGACCAGATATTGACGGGAGTATCATTGCAAATTTAA
- a CDS encoding glycosyltransferase family 4 protein, producing MKKILVVNHFPTVYPPISGGTIRYFHLYNELSYYYDITLLSQTYKRKGGIFHFSSTFREYRVEVDSYYYNILKDTQSSEATYEDTLITNTQLSELPTVYKKYFNQLYETHEIIVHESPYLLGYDCYLGLDNKPRIYNSHNHEYRLANQIWQNKQARKFLPAIYQLEYKLTQYSNLIFTTCEMEKRSLISMFNLDPKKVKVAPNGVSPNEWIYNEKKPRLKPMALFIGTDYPPNNEAVSYIIHHLSDKCPDVEFIIAGACCNNFLNFKKSNVTLLGRVTHKQKLKLFACVDIAINPMFTGAGVNLKTLEFLSAGIPLFSTYYGARGLNLIDKKHYIHAEKENFSDKINDFIFNQRNLKQISFYGRKYINKHYSWSNIAKNMYEQIENMITT from the coding sequence ATGAAGAAAATACTTGTAGTTAATCACTTTCCTACAGTTTATCCTCCAATAAGTGGAGGTACTATAAGGTACTTTCATCTTTATAATGAACTTAGTTACTATTACGATATTACTCTCTTATCTCAAACTTATAAACGTAAAGGCGGTATTTTTCATTTTTCATCCACGTTTAGAGAATACAGAGTAGAAGTTGACAGCTATTATTACAATATCTTAAAAGATACTCAATCTTCTGAAGCTACTTATGAAGATACATTAATTACAAATACTCAACTCTCAGAATTGCCTACAGTATATAAAAAATATTTCAATCAGTTATATGAGACCCATGAAATTATTGTCCATGAATCTCCATATTTATTAGGCTATGATTGTTATTTAGGATTAGATAATAAACCTAGGATTTATAATAGCCATAATCACGAATATAGATTAGCGAATCAGATTTGGCAAAATAAACAGGCAAGAAAGTTTCTTCCAGCTATTTATCAGCTAGAGTATAAATTGACACAGTACTCTAATTTGATATTTACCACTTGTGAAATGGAAAAACGTAGTTTGATTTCTATGTTTAATTTAGATCCTAAAAAGGTAAAGGTAGCTCCAAATGGGGTTTCCCCGAATGAATGGATTTATAACGAAAAGAAACCCCGGTTAAAACCAATGGCTCTTTTTATAGGGACAGACTACCCTCCTAATAATGAAGCAGTTAGCTATATCATTCATCATCTCTCTGATAAATGCCCTGATGTAGAATTTATTATTGCAGGTGCGTGTTGTAATAATTTTTTAAATTTCAAAAAATCTAACGTTACATTATTAGGACGGGTTACACACAAGCAAAAACTAAAACTTTTTGCTTGTGTAGATATAGCAATCAACCCTATGTTCACAGGTGCTGGTGTTAACTTAAAAACTTTAGAGTTTCTATCTGCTGGTATCCCTTTATTTTCTACTTATTATGGTGCTCGAGGATTAAATCTTATTGATAAAAAACATTACATTCATGCAGAAAAAGAAAATTTTTCCGATAAAATTAATGATTTCATTTTTAATCAAAGAAATTTAAAACAGATTTCATTCTATGGACGAAAATATATTAATAAGCATTACTCTTGGAGCAACATAGCTAAAAATATGTATGAGCAAATAGAAAATATGATAACCACATAG
- a CDS encoding glycosyltransferase family 4 protein — protein MIKVLVMNHFPTIYPPNTGGVLRYFHLYNQLSKFYDITLLSQKYTPEIEIINYSNTFREFRIPTDEIQHKIDEKLLNEGIEPRFSTHAALSCALMTNPPPLFLKYYNQFYKRSDILIHESPFLLKYDIFFGLDNKPRIYNSHNLESEFAKHVWIGRNSQEYIKHVTHLEETLVQEATLVFATSKEEKANFINTFNADPMKIKLAPNGILPEEWKPRVNKSAYDSKAKVFFIGSMHQPNIDIVNFIVSELADKCPDVDFIIAGQCSIECSNVFNQNVTLLGEIDKKQKLELFSEVDIAINPAFFGTGTKIKTLEFLSAGIPLISTEVGVKGMRLIKGTHYFHATRENFAQILNEVSRDTALLKMVAANGKKYVNHLYSWKATAKKIERQLSTLHNKVSSISSI, from the coding sequence ATGATCAAAGTTTTAGTAATGAACCATTTCCCTACTATTTATCCTCCAAATACTGGTGGCGTACTTAGATATTTTCACCTTTATAATCAACTGAGTAAATTTTATGACATCACACTTTTATCCCAGAAATATACTCCGGAAATTGAAATAATCAACTACTCTAACACATTTCGAGAGTTCAGGATCCCTACAGATGAGATTCAACATAAAATTGATGAAAAATTATTAAACGAAGGTATAGAACCTCGGTTTTCTACTCATGCTGCCTTAAGTTGCGCTTTGATGACGAATCCTCCACCTTTATTTCTTAAATATTATAATCAATTTTATAAAAGAAGCGATATTCTCATTCATGAATCTCCTTTTTTACTTAAATATGATATTTTTTTTGGATTAGATAACAAACCGAGAATTTATAATAGTCATAACCTTGAGTCAGAATTTGCAAAGCATGTCTGGATTGGGAGAAACTCGCAAGAATATATTAAGCATGTCACTCATTTAGAAGAAACTTTAGTTCAGGAAGCTACACTAGTCTTTGCTACCTCTAAAGAGGAAAAAGCAAATTTTATAAATACCTTTAATGCTGATCCTATGAAAATAAAGCTTGCACCAAATGGCATTCTACCAGAAGAATGGAAACCAAGGGTAAATAAATCAGCTTATGATTCAAAAGCAAAAGTCTTTTTTATTGGGAGTATGCACCAGCCCAATATTGATATAGTAAATTTTATTGTTTCGGAGTTAGCAGATAAATGTCCAGATGTAGATTTTATAATAGCTGGTCAGTGTAGTATTGAGTGTTCTAATGTTTTTAATCAAAATGTTACGCTCTTAGGTGAAATTGATAAGAAACAAAAATTAGAATTATTTTCAGAAGTAGATATTGCAATTAATCCTGCATTTTTTGGTACAGGAACTAAGATAAAAACATTAGAATTTCTTTCTGCTGGCATTCCATTAATATCAACAGAAGTAGGAGTAAAGGGAATGCGTCTTATTAAAGGAACACATTATTTTCATGCTACAAGAGAAAACTTCGCACAAATTTTGAACGAAGTTTCGAGAGATACAGCATTATTAAAAATGGTTGCTGCTAATGGAAAAAAATATGTTAACCATCTTTATTCTTGGAAAGCGACAGCAAAAAAGATAGAACGACAGCTAAGTACTCTTCATAATAAAGTGTCTAGCATCTCCTCAATTTAG
- a CDS encoding glycosyltransferase family 2 protein, with product MNSTPETIKQLFKDIVPLKSQREESKSISELLVVPEYSKCFLKGLREKYSKVEKESVSIVTCTNKPQFIKNIFHNYRSQIYEKKELIIVLNRDDIDINRWIIKAEKEKNIFVYQLPEEVSLGQCYNFAVEKSNYDFIATFDDDDYYAPNYLNDLMQAFLYTDADIVGKLTYFLYLEEKNILAIRNRSQEYKYLDASSFLDGGKKIVKRKVFDSVQYRDVTLLEDVYFCQDSIEKGFKIFSADKYNLAYLRRDNKNNHTWKEEDNNILKWCTVVARTNRYKPSVIL from the coding sequence ATGAATAGTACCCCGGAAACAATTAAACAATTATTTAAGGATATTGTACCTTTGAAGTCTCAAAGAGAAGAAAGCAAAAGTATATCAGAACTGTTGGTGGTTCCTGAGTACAGCAAATGTTTTTTGAAAGGGCTACGTGAAAAATACTCCAAAGTAGAAAAAGAGAGTGTTTCCATAGTTACTTGTACAAATAAGCCTCAGTTTATAAAGAATATATTTCACAATTACCGAAGTCAGATTTATGAAAAAAAGGAGCTTATTATCGTCCTAAATAGAGATGATATAGATATTAACAGATGGATAATAAAGGCGGAAAAGGAAAAGAATATTTTTGTTTACCAACTTCCAGAAGAAGTTTCTTTGGGACAGTGCTATAATTTTGCCGTAGAGAAATCTAATTACGATTTTATTGCAACATTTGATGATGATGATTATTATGCACCAAATTATTTAAATGATTTAATGCAAGCCTTCTTATACACAGATGCAGATATTGTTGGAAAACTTACATATTTCCTATACTTAGAAGAAAAAAATATCTTAGCAATAAGAAATCGCTCACAGGAATATAAATACTTAGATGCAAGCTCGTTTCTAGATGGAGGAAAAAAGATTGTGAAAAGAAAAGTATTTGATTCTGTTCAGTACCGGGATGTCACTCTTTTGGAGGATGTATATTTCTGTCAGGATAGCATTGAGAAAGGTTTTAAAATATTTTCAGCAGATAAATATAATTTAGCTTATCTAAGAAGGGATAACAAGAATAACCATACATGGAAAGAAGAGGATAATAACATATTAAAATGGTGTACAGTTGTGGCACGTACTAATAGATATAAACCAAGCGTAATACTCTAG
- a CDS encoding suppressor of fused domain protein, with amino-acid sequence MDSNSVAKEIRSAIKKGDIEKVVQLIGSNPERLNMMTPFGTWLHVAASRGVLDIVKKLIELGANVNILGGVYGGGALNEAASAGHIDIVRYLLSCGADMDVSDPERNPLFGAISNGHANIAELLIESGIDTNVTYSGESMREVDALTFAKEQGQKAIVKLVESQGRISTGVTTTNHNDQDHHAEILNHITKHFGPIENTISETVPGSRVSVTIHIIPPSMNKDFVMLVTTGMSDEPMGYSNDERTFKYAELLLKLPSSWIVEKDNMKDQNHYWPFGWLRKVAHIPHLYDGWFEEGVILPNGEPPQPFASNTKLSCVMICRPQESGLANVHTRDEDINMYTLVPIYEEERNLALEKGYEYLLERMSEKGISDVLDIYRINVGDE; translated from the coding sequence ATGGATAGTAACTCAGTTGCAAAAGAAATTCGTTCGGCCATAAAAAAAGGCGATATTGAAAAGGTAGTTCAATTAATCGGATCTAATCCTGAACGTTTAAATATGATGACTCCTTTCGGAACGTGGCTTCATGTTGCAGCTTCTAGAGGGGTGTTAGATATTGTTAAGAAACTAATAGAACTCGGTGCAAATGTTAATATACTTGGAGGAGTGTATGGTGGTGGAGCATTGAACGAAGCTGCTTCTGCAGGTCATATTGATATAGTCAGGTATTTGTTATCTTGTGGAGCTGATATGGATGTAAGCGATCCAGAAAGAAATCCATTGTTTGGTGCAATTAGTAATGGTCATGCTAATATTGCAGAACTATTAATTGAAAGTGGTATAGATACAAATGTTACATATAGTGGTGAATCTATGAGAGAGGTAGACGCATTAACTTTTGCAAAGGAACAAGGACAAAAAGCAATTGTTAAGTTGGTAGAAAGTCAGGGAAGGATCTCTACGGGTGTAACTACAACAAACCATAATGATCAGGACCATCATGCTGAGATTTTAAATCATATTACGAAACACTTCGGTCCTATTGAAAATACTATAAGTGAAACTGTTCCAGGTAGTAGAGTATCAGTTACTATTCACATAATCCCTCCGTCAATGAATAAGGATTTTGTCATGCTTGTAACTACCGGTATGAGTGATGAACCTATGGGATATTCAAATGATGAAAGAACATTTAAGTATGCAGAGTTGTTACTAAAATTACCTTCAAGTTGGATAGTCGAAAAAGATAATATGAAAGATCAAAATCATTATTGGCCCTTTGGGTGGTTAAGGAAAGTGGCTCATATTCCACACCTTTATGATGGGTGGTTTGAGGAGGGAGTTATTCTTCCAAATGGAGAACCTCCTCAGCCATTTGCATCAAATACAAAGTTATCATGCGTAATGATCTGTCGTCCTCAAGAGTCCGGACTGGCTAACGTTCATACTAGAGATGAAGACATAAATATGTATACACTTGTTCCTATCTATGAAGAAGAAAGAAATCTTGCATTGGAAAAAGGGTATGAGTATCTGCTGGAAAGGATGAGTGAGAAAGGAATCTCAGATGTTTTGGACATCTATCGGATAAATGTAGGTGATGAATAG
- a CDS encoding class I SAM-dependent methyltransferase codes for MKTIRCIYELLAIVEYTEGWLSNYEQFGLLHLPSMVDHLPGDIVEIGSYKGKSTIALALGSSIMSTQKRPIYAIDPFNDSYYYSFWGNIKYHRLENFVIPIKKLSTHAYEDCPQSIAALFIDGDHEYTSVKHDIMYYAPRVVKGGLIVFHDYSEQFPGVLRAVNELCNNEAYEFVTIYDNLLFVRKL; via the coding sequence ATGAAAACTATTAGATGCATATACGAACTACTTGCTATTGTAGAATATACTGAAGGCTGGTTATCTAATTATGAACAATTCGGACTCTTACATTTGCCTTCAATGGTAGACCATTTGCCTGGGGATATAGTTGAAATTGGTTCATATAAAGGGAAAAGTACGATAGCATTAGCTCTTGGAAGTTCTATAATGAGCACACAAAAACGCCCAATCTATGCTATTGATCCGTTTAATGACTCCTATTATTATTCTTTTTGGGGGAATATAAAATATCATAGGCTTGAAAACTTTGTTATTCCAATTAAAAAGCTTAGCACACATGCTTATGAAGATTGTCCTCAATCTATTGCAGCACTATTTATTGATGGTGACCATGAATATACTAGTGTGAAGCATGATATTATGTATTATGCGCCAAGAGTTGTAAAAGGAGGGCTTATCGTTTTCCATGATTATTCAGAGCAATTTCCAGGAGTTCTTAGGGCTGTAAATGAACTTTGTAATAATGAAGCTTACGAATTTGTTACAATATATGATAATTTGCTATTTGTTCGAAAGCTATAA
- a CDS encoding NUDIX hydrolase, translating to MMNDEMLTVFNHQQERIGTASRKEVHEKGYWHEAFHCWFVSRENDIDYIYFQIRSEQKQDYPGALDITAAGHLLHTETAVDGIREIHEELGVNISFDELLPLDVFKYEVSQPHYVDKEFAHVFLYHSSHPLTAFTLQQEEVSGLVKAPFSHFCELWLGNQTELIIEGITNKKEPIHRTAHKSEFAPHPKAYYETIISFIRQQLH from the coding sequence ATCATGAACGATGAAATGTTAACAGTATTTAACCACCAACAGGAGCGTATAGGAACAGCGTCTCGAAAAGAAGTTCACGAAAAAGGCTATTGGCACGAAGCGTTTCACTGCTGGTTTGTCAGCCGCGAAAATGATATAGACTATATTTATTTCCAAATTCGCAGCGAGCAAAAACAAGATTATCCCGGTGCGCTTGATATCACAGCTGCCGGACATTTGCTTCATACAGAAACCGCTGTGGACGGAATAAGAGAAATTCACGAGGAACTTGGTGTAAACATTTCATTTGATGAACTGCTTCCTTTAGATGTCTTTAAATACGAAGTATCTCAGCCGCACTATGTTGATAAAGAATTTGCACACGTATTTTTATACCACAGCTCTCATCCGCTCACTGCTTTTACGTTGCAGCAAGAAGAAGTATCAGGACTTGTAAAAGCGCCTTTTTCTCACTTTTGCGAACTGTGGCTTGGAAATCAAACAGAACTGATCATTGAAGGGATAACAAATAAAAAAGAGCCAATTCACCGTACAGCACATAAAAGTGAATTTGCTCCTCATCCCAAAGCTTACTATGAAACGATTATTTCATTCATTAGGCAACAGCTGCATTAA
- a CDS encoding DUF6985 domain-containing protein: MTINDPIFGELEYEYGWVKDITICLFGKETQITLMIDGEEDGNFDKNQYAAYQSFIKNWDNLQRSLLQSIVDYYKQKQRELGYDSGLNESYPLVETTNQILDMITLDGIVVPYADIFEGRDIRMTFNCTWDIENGLGIRLLNEKVVEIGYQDVAI; this comes from the coding sequence ATGACTATAAACGATCCAATTTTTGGTGAGCTTGAGTATGAATATGGTTGGGTTAAGGACATCACTATTTGTCTTTTTGGAAAAGAAACTCAAATAACTTTGATGATAGATGGTGAAGAAGATGGCAATTTTGATAAAAATCAGTATGCAGCATATCAATCATTCATAAAAAATTGGGATAACTTACAGAGAAGTCTCTTGCAATCAATAGTAGACTATTACAAACAGAAGCAACGTGAACTAGGCTATGATAGTGGATTAAATGAAAGTTATCCCCTAGTTGAAACAACTAATCAAATACTAGACATGATAACTTTAGATGGAATTGTTGTTCCATATGCGGATATTTTTGAAGGGCGAGATATTAGAATGACATTTAATTGTACATGGGATATAGAAAATGGATTAGGCATTCGTCTACTAAATGAAAAAGTAGTGGAAATAGGCTACCAGGATGTTGCGATTTAA
- a CDS encoding DUF421 domain-containing protein, which yields MHALNHWMEVVLRSVLILLGLFFITKLLGKKQLSKLSFFEYIVGITIGDIAGTISMDVDLQASHGVVAILVWASFLIIVSNVSLKSISFRKAVEGTTTILIKEGKILEENVKKEKYTVDELMEQLRKKDIFYVEDVAFAMLETNGELSVLLKKEKQNVTREDLSLKGEHTRLPQTVIMDGNIMKEAVHELGYSVAWIKEQLKKKGAAVDKVFLGQADSAGHLYLDYYEDKKKTESK from the coding sequence GTGCATGCATTGAATCATTGGATGGAAGTGGTGCTTCGTTCAGTGCTGATTTTACTGGGCTTGTTTTTTATTACAAAGCTGTTAGGGAAAAAACAGTTATCCAAACTTTCTTTTTTTGAATATATCGTTGGCATTACGATTGGAGATATTGCCGGAACGATTTCAATGGATGTAGATTTACAGGCAAGTCATGGTGTAGTCGCGATTTTAGTGTGGGCCTCGTTTCTTATTATTGTCTCAAACGTATCGTTAAAAAGCATAAGTTTCCGAAAAGCAGTGGAAGGGACAACAACGATCCTTATTAAAGAAGGAAAAATCCTTGAGGAAAATGTAAAAAAAGAAAAATATACAGTAGACGAGCTCATGGAACAGCTTCGGAAAAAAGACATCTTTTATGTGGAAGACGTCGCTTTTGCTATGCTTGAAACAAACGGTGAATTAAGCGTGCTGTTAAAAAAAGAAAAGCAGAACGTTACGCGGGAGGATTTATCGTTGAAAGGAGAACACACAAGATTACCTCAAACAGTTATCATGGATGGAAATATAATGAAAGAAGCGGTTCATGAGCTGGGGTATAGCGTAGCGTGGATTAAAGAACAGCTCAAAAAGAAAGGTGCTGCAGTCGACAAAGTATTTTTAGGGCAAGCAGACTCAGCGGGTCATCTGTATCTTGATTATTATGAAGACAAAAAGAAAACAGAAAGCAAGTAA
- a CDS encoding SMI1/KNR4 family protein yields MEIKFEYSYRDITEQDIKNFEVKYNVQLPESYKNFLLSHNGGKTDRRRFTTSDENKEGTVTSSIMLFFPLSSEIENNLESMYSFYNTGGIVPSNFLPIGIDPGDSLICLAIKGNDFGYVYYCDLDYFEEDNELKEEFIRVISKDFQDFVNELSFPKI; encoded by the coding sequence TTGGAAATTAAATTTGAGTATTCTTACAGAGATATTACTGAACAGGATATTAAAAATTTTGAAGTTAAATATAACGTTCAGTTACCTGAAAGCTATAAAAATTTTTTATTATCACATAATGGAGGCAAGACTGATAGAAGAAGATTTACGACTTCTGATGAAAATAAAGAGGGAACTGTTACATCGTCGATTATGCTATTTTTCCCTTTATCTTCAGAAATAGAAAACAACCTTGAAAGTATGTATTCTTTTTATAATACAGGAGGTATAGTGCCGAGCAACTTCCTTCCTATAGGTATAGACCCGGGAGACAGTTTAATCTGTTTGGCAATAAAAGGTAATGACTTCGGGTATGTCTATTATTGTGATTTAGACTATTTTGAAGAGGATAATGAATTAAAAGAAGAGTTTATTAGAGTCATCTCAAAGGATTTTCAAGACTTTGTCAACGAATTATCTTTTCCTAAAATATGA
- a CDS encoding glycosyltransferase family 2 protein, which translates to MISIICCTKRQNFMENVFQNYENQAWKRKELIIILNKDHMNIEKWKIRAETVPNAFVYQLQEEKTLGECLNFGIEKARYNFIAKFDDDDYYAEKYLNDSMEVFNRLNVDLVGKRTIYMYFENKKVLALHKPGKENRFVTQGLKGATLIFKKEISEKILFPKLNLGEDTIFIRQCVKNGFKLYSMNRNNYVCLRTEKDGHHTWNIDNNILLKKSSIICETIDYKTFIES; encoded by the coding sequence ATGATATCAATTATATGCTGTACAAAAAGGCAAAATTTTATGGAAAATGTCTTTCAGAATTATGAAAATCAAGCATGGAAGAGAAAAGAGCTAATTATTATTTTGAATAAAGATCATATGAATATAGAGAAATGGAAAATCCGAGCAGAAACTGTTCCAAATGCATTTGTTTATCAGTTACAAGAAGAAAAGACTTTGGGTGAATGTCTAAATTTCGGAATAGAGAAAGCACGGTATAATTTTATTGCAAAATTCGACGACGATGACTATTATGCAGAAAAGTATCTTAATGACTCCATGGAAGTGTTTAATAGATTAAATGTAGATTTAGTAGGTAAAAGAACAATTTATATGTACTTTGAAAACAAAAAAGTTCTTGCATTACACAAACCAGGTAAAGAAAATCGCTTTGTAACGCAAGGTTTAAAAGGAGCGACATTGATATTTAAAAAAGAAATTAGTGAAAAAATCCTATTTCCAAAATTAAACTTAGGAGAAGACACTATTTTTATAAGGCAATGTGTTAAAAATGGATTCAAGTTATATTCCATGAATAGAAACAATTATGTGTGTTTGAGAACAGAAAAAGATGGTCATCATACGTGGAATATCGATAACAATATTCTTTTAAAAAAATCCTCTATTATATGCGAAACTATTGATTATAAGACATTCATTGAAAGTTGA